In Pieris brassicae chromosome 12, ilPieBrab1.1, whole genome shotgun sequence, the genomic window GTGGATCATTTAAACTAATCCCAGACTCGCGTAAGTGCCGTGCGGGTCATAAGATAAAATACGGCACAACATATAACAACAATTATGTCAATTATAGTAATCCCTTTTCTTTACCCTGTAAATCAAAATCCAACTCCTTGGCTCCGCTACATGGTAGTCAATTTCGTAAGGCTCCAATATCCTCTCAGGGTAATCCAAGCGCAAAGGCTCCACGATATGGTTGCCATATTATTAACCAACGAGATGATATTATGACTAGATCCTCTGTAGCCACTGTAACTAAATGTCCCACTAAATCTTATGCTTCCGCCGCGAAGTTTGGACCGCCTGATTCCACTGTATACAGCAATACACAACACAGTACAACCACAAGCTCTAACTCCAAAGACACACCTACTGTGTTCGAAGTGACATCCAATGCCATAAAGAGATCCTTACCATTTGTAATACTCCAGACAAATGTCTCCGAAATCCCAATCAAATTCCTAATTGATTCAGGCTCGTCAGTTAGCCTAATGAAACAATCTTGCATCCAGAAAAAAACTATTCTTTGAACCGCCCAAAATCTTAAAGGAATAAACTCAAACAGTGAAGCAACCAAAACTTTAGGCCAGTTTCCATATCTCATACTGATGCCATCcaacatgaaataaatacatcacCCCCGAATCCTATACATGTAAAATCATACCGCTTTCCAGAAATTCATAAACAGGAAGtagcaaaacaaataaaccaaatgttagagcaaaaaataattaaaccttCTATGTCCCCGCGGTCTTCTCCTATCTGGGTGGTCCCGAAAAAGCTTGACGCTTCAGGACATCGCAAATGGCGTGTAGTTATTGACTACAGAAAATTAAACGACATTACCATTGGAGATGTAAAGAGGGTAGTGCGGGTTGCGTGTGTCAACACAAGTcccatatttatatttcatttaataaaggaaaataaagttcaaatatatgtttaaaagcCATATATTAACACAAAGTGTCGAGTACATATATAGTTTAGAGCAAAACACGTCAAAAATTGACGTAAAATAAACTGTGAACAGAACACTAATAAAGCTGAGACTAATTATAGCACCACAGAAGAAGAACTTCTTGCAATACTCTTTGGCTGCAAAACCTTTCGTCCTTATGTTTATGGGCGCaagttcaatataataactgatCATCGACCACGACCTGAGTCCAGATGGCATAATTCCTTCCGAAATACTAAATCCCGATCCAATATCAGATCAACGGCAAGCTGTATCTCCTATAGATGCACAGCGAGTTCTCGACGACTTAATACAATTAGAAGACTTACACCCTCCAAACTTACAAAATAATCCAATTCCCTCTGAATTACTGACTCCCAATAAGTCTCATTCTAACAGTTCTCCTCCCGACATAATTCCTTCGTCCAACCATGATTACAACACGTTCTTGAAAGCATTCTCCAAAGATGGTACAACCTTTACAACTCACATTAAAGAACACAATGAAAATCTCCTGAAGTCTAAATCCAATACTATCATTGTACCGGTGTCAATCGATTTTGACGAATCCAATCCTTATCTCGACGAAATCCTCTCTAATTTAGAAAACGaagaaatattgaataaagaaCGAGAACTCCATTCTTATGaagaactttttataaatgtaaaaacctTTTTCCTTCTCTTAACAAAAGTTTACTACTTCGACAATTGCTCTTACccagatatatttaaaacattaaaaagtttacGGGATAAAATGCTATTCCGGTAATATCAGCGAAATAGTTATATCCGACTTTAGAAACCCGTATGACAACCAAtcattcttaaaaatatataacatattaatttatttatttaataacacaaaCATAATAGTTAATGTCTATCATAACAGTATCATATATCCTGTTCCAACAGAAATTACTAAACTACTTAAAGAAAATCATCATATTCCTATCGCTGGACATTTAGGCTCTAATCGAATGTTTACTCGCATCAAAGAAAGATACTATTGGAAAGGAATGCGTTCCGACattgaaaattatgtaaaacattgtaGCTTATGTCaatctaaattttttttcgcaAAATCAATAGAGCTCCCATGCAAATAACTACGACGTCAAGTCGTCCTTTCGAAAAAGTTGCTTGAGACACAGTTGGTCCTTTGCCCGAAGCTggtattattaaagttaaatacatACTTACTCTACAAGATGATCTTACTAAATTCTCTTTGGCTTATCCTTAAACTGGCTATTGAatgtaatcataaaataattgatattgttATATCAGGAACCGGAATACTTACCTTGACATCCGGTTGTACTGGATTTTGCAAAGAAAATAGATTTGTAGCAAAAAgtgtttatgaaattattataagtcctgtagtttcaaattttaacattatcaaTGACAGTTGTTGCAATTTGATTGAATTTtccaaagtaaatattaatatttcaacacATCAGTTACGTCATGTGAATCTTGATAGTTAGAAATTAATTCACGATTTACCTATTAAGTCAATTGATGATGATTTAGATGATTTCCTTAATGACCCTTCAGACTatgttagttttagttttagcATAGTTTcctttataataatcttaagtATTGCAATTATAATCTTTGGTAAAGCCAATAAATGCGTTTTGCGAAACAAAGACAGAAAATGCAGATAAAACCTCTTCAAACAGTGAAACCCCACATCCTCAGCCTCGTCTTCGTAAGGAATAACTATATTACCTTTTTATTCTTTTCGCAAACTTACCTAAAACCGTAAGTTTACTCTTAAACGGGggattgttttattataatcttgCACCCTGTTTGGCTGACATACTCATACCTTCTGTTTAGTCAGCATTTCTCACCGACAGGTGAAATGatacttaaaatatgaaatcagTTCGGTATCATCCTCCGTCGCGCACACACATTTGTtggctttattttaatattcgttaaatattgtaatcaaattaaaagttcaattGTATCCTGAACTCatctttcatttttaaatacccAAGTACCAGAATACGTCTAACAGCACTCAGCGCTTCACTGTACTTCACCGCCAGAATTATCATCTAGAATTGGCGGGATTGTGGATCCGTCAGTAGGTACCtactttaaataacttatttgtaaaaaattctCTTTTTGCACTCTGTAGTCGGTCAACGTTTATTTAATCATCTATTCCAATTTTGGACAACGAAAACAAACCCACTGTTGCTGATGTCGTTAAAGAGATATTCGTTGTTAATTTATGACGTTTCAGTAGCGTTCTGTGAACTGCTGTTCAACTCAGTACGTCCACCACATTGGAAACGTAAATGCGGCAACGCAGCACTTgacaattaatacatatatatatatatatatatatatatatatataggtatataaggGTAAATTTTTGAAGTTCATATTATCACAAAAACATTCAAGTTACTACTACATTTGCAAAAGTACGGAATGTTGGAGGGATTCACAGAAAATTGAATTTTCGTCagtgtttgatttttattgcacacgaaaaagacaaatataatACAGAAAAATGTGATTCCGTTTACAAATTTTAGTTCCATTCCTACGCACAAGGGATACTTTCAGTGTAATGATACTTCAAACGTATAATTTTCGCGACCTATGGCTTGAtcgttgttattgttaataacatTTTCGTCCTCGGTACTTAAACAATACTGCCATTCATCATTTCCACTTGATCtcgaaattatattattattatgccaTCTCGATCGCTCTTTGAAAGCtttgtaggtgattagtacgtgtcgtaatgaaacagtgatgtgtcctgacaaggacagttgtaaacgttatcgtcatgaaacaataatttgttctgaaaataacagttaattggcgttatcgtaagaccacgatatcgaactgttctgagaagaacacgttcgtacccttcgacggttgcgcgcagaaaaggacaactttttgccgcgcctcgattttatcgtctacgcacccttcgcatcatggtaccacatgttaccactagtggccagtgtaggataacttttgtatataaatctacagttttaaaaattaaacacattccatcttcacctcttctcaacgaattattaggaagttttattttaaccaaataaggaccaatcaacataaaccaaaaCTAACCTAAAGCTTTTTAAATCTCCGAATACTTTTtctataattcatttatttttagtgacTCTAGGCTTGCCATTAACATTTTCCGAGAGAAGAAAACTTACGTCGTTCTCACCATCTGTTGTGAAAATTTTGAGAAGCTTAAAGCATAGAAGCAGCGACGCGTTATTTCATCATTGACGAAATATAAAGGACATTTAATGCAATGAGGCTGCTCATAGAGAATGATGATGATGGACGATTCTTTCTGTCCCGACAAATGCTGTCGCAAAACTGGTAAGGTATCGGAGAATGAAGTGACACGAGCTCGATTTCTTCCATCAGATTTTCTCCTGTACACTACTTCTGCAATCTACTCTGAAGTTAAATTgcgaaatttaattaattacagaaAATCATTTGAAAAGACGGAAGAATGCAAAAAatgagtaatattattttcaatacctgaaattattttgagcCACCAACATAATTTTTGACCTGCGCTGCCATCGTCCAGGAAATTATTGAACTCCTTGAGAATTTGATGAATGTGTCCAGCATGTCTTCTTCAAAAAGATAAGATAGATAAACTTGTAGTCCCCGAGTCAAAATATATCAACATTTCTCCACCCGAGATGCCATTGtctgtaattaaaatgaaaagaaaaaattaagattatcCGAAGGAATTGTAACATTAATTACTAAATCTTCATGGCCTGTGTAACATGTGGTTATTCACCACAGCTTCAAAATTGAACCGGCTGCCCTACCCTTCCTAATTCACCTGGTAATCTCCGTGGCTGTCTTTCATTACTTATTTTTCTCTCTTGAGGATCGCGAAGACGCTTGTTGCTACTTTCACAAATTTCTTCCTTGCCCCATCGATATGTTTCAGTCTATTTTCCCGGAAGAAACCCTTACTTTCTTATTAACTTTGATTACGTACGCGGAATTTTCGTTTGCTTTTAAAACAGCTATTTTTGTAGGAGATTTTGTTGATTCAAAAATAAGGCGGTTaatctttccaatatggaccaTCGATATTTCCTGTGCGGGGTTTGAAGGCTACGGTAACGACTTAAATCCTCAAACTTAAATCTTCATGGCCAAGTGGGTTATTCACCACAGCTTCAAATTGAACCGGCTGCCCTACCCTTCCTAATTCTCCTGGTAATCTCCGTTGCTGTCTTTCATTGCGTATTTTTCTCTCTTGAGGATCGCGAAGACGCTTGTTGCGACTTTCACACATTTCATCCTTGCCCCATCGATATGTTTCAGTCTATTTTCCCGGAAAAACCCTTAATTTCTTATTAACTTTGATTACGTACAGCTATTTTTGTAGCGGAATTTGTTGAATCAAAAACAAGGCAGGCGGTTaatctttccaatatggaccaTCGATATTTCCGGTGCGTGGTTTGAAGGCTACGGTAACGATTTAGAAATCCGTCGCCCGAATTTCATAATACTGTTTATGTAGGTGTCTCTGTACCTTGATTGGAACGCCTCCAAGTGATTTTTGCTGCCGGACTTGCGTCTAAGTATTAAATAATGACGTTGATGTGATTTTGTGTAATGTATTGAAATTCGTAAACAAATCgtacattttttacttttctatCGGTTATAAGAGATGTGACATTTGCGCGGAGTATGCTTGAGGTATCGTATAGTTTTTTAACCCTTCTAATAGTTCTTCTGTAGTAGGTAGGCCATCTTGCCTTCTTTACCTTCTTGTTATAAGTGTGGTGTTGTtctgaacttgtaatatagTAAATTCAAGGTTTAGGATATCTACAAAATGTACGGTTAGAcagttaaataaagaaaaaataaaatattttattgacattaatAACTACGTTTTGGCAATTTTTTGACTTAATTAGTTTACGCTCTACAGGGACGATATATCCGGTGCCAGGTTCTCTATTCGATACAAACACTTAATTGTCATAatcctaatattatatatctaaaaaaaaatttaaacaaaaatattgattggCCGCAGAACAGGCAAAAAATAGTAAACGGCAATGTTTTTCCTCAAACTTAGGATATCCTTTGGTGTTGAGATTTGGGTCGTGGTTATCTTAAAGATTTATGTaactgacgtacacgcaaactccagcccgcggcacaaattaatgttccaatttgtaccccgggtaggagaggtaagaagtatcagccggggaggaaatcgtaagaaagagcaaggccggcttcgcagtctctaaatgatagtggactgcgtggatgttggagttgagccccctaatatttgtgaagtccacggcgagtgttttaataagctaaaattaacactaaaatatgttttggttACATTAGATACATTGACACAGACACTAACAAAACAGATTGACAATGTCATCAAGTTATGGCTGATAGTTTCAAGCAAGAAGTTTACATCAATATTTACCAATTATTTCCTAAGTTTTGAACTTAAAAGTTCATAATAACCCCCAACCACTTTCTCGCGCCAGaaacagttattttaaaaaaatattaatattctaacctaaccgaacaatagataataattggtATTTGGACAGCATCGGTGGTCCATTTTGGAAAGTTTATCGATCGTCGATACCTGAGTTAGACAtcaattattaacttttttcggtaaaagtaataagtaaCCGATAATAATAGTTTGCTATTATCGGCCATAGTTGAAAACTTGTTCTTCGTTCATTAACTTCAATTAAAGTTCCcaacacttttttttattgatttgattAATGAAACACAATAAATCCACAAAGCACAAACCGGAGCCGGTTTCGGCATGATCATAATgatgatatttatttgtccCTAATGGAAAGGCAAAGGACATTAGTCCATAGAGTCGGAATGATCAGCTGTACTGACTGTCATAGCTGACTTTAGTATTGTTGCCACATTTACTAGggacagaaataaaataatttgatggGCTCAACTTGTACTCGGCcacaaaatatatcaaattgcgtataaatttgattaacaattgtaaattattaatcaaaatgacataattttttcatgacaatttataatatgcgAACAGAAATGATGGGGCATTGACATTTCCACATGAAAATgaaccttaaaaaataaatagatgtaCTGTGGTTAATGGATTTAACCTTGTACTTTAGGGCTGTATATGTATACAATCCACAATTCCGCTAAATCTGGATGATACTTGATAGATCTGGCGGTGAATGCGCTGAGTTCGCAACTGTGCAAGACTTGAATGAAGGATAAACTCAAAAGGTACATAAGTTGTACATGCtagtagtaattattattggtTACTGCCTACTACCCATTCGGTATGCTTAGTGGCTTTGgatttttcgaaaatatttttgatcaTTGTAAGTAAATGTCTTGTTGCTTGTACACTTGTTGTATATAGGTTAATTTTAGATTCAATTCTTACttggttaattattttttctttttagatGGATGCAACTATAATCttaaaaggaaataatttGGGGAAAAGGCACCAATACTTTAACCATCTAGTTAAAGAGTATtgttataaagataaaatctttGAGAGTTTACCCAAAACTACCCCTatcgataaaatattaaaaattgatgtTGCCAATCATCATAAACATGttgcatatataataaaaactttaaaaaatgatgACATGCTTTATGTTAGCAGAGCTTTAAAATCTTACTGGTTACTTAATTTTGAGTACTCTTACATAATTAATCCAGTCTACTTAGAAACTAATCTATTCCCAGAAATGAGCAAACCAGgagtaaataaaatgaagcATTGGATAAAAGCAAACTTAAAAGATCCTCAGAGATGTGAagaattttatacatactataaaaatgattttgaagATTCAATCAAATACCTAAAAAGTTGTTCTTCACTATTCATTATAAATCAAGTaggaaatattattgaaaaattaacaCCAAAGCATTTAAAAGTGCTCTGTCAAATCTGTCCAACTGTTGCTAAAGCTTATTTTGAATGTTtgcttaaaaataacaatgccATAATGAAATATAGAGAGTGTGAATCTGAATTTTTTGAgagttttaaatgtattctCAAATTAGatggaaatttatatttagagcTAATTGAATCCTATTATACTCAGGGTCGTCTTAGTTCTACTGCAACTCAATATATTgtgaaaaattttaaaataaattttttagcTAAACAAGAATTGTATACATCACAAATACTGGATGTTAATACTTTAGCTACATGTTTAACTCCAAATGAATGTAGAGATCTGGTATTTAACCTTGCTAAGGCGGAATATTTACAGGATTGGTTTTCTTATAAATCTGTTGAACCATTGATTAAAAGACTATCCCTTGAAGAAAGAgcttgttttaaaaaactgatttttattgataaagcTGTTGGAGAAAAAGTCAAGGAATGGCCTTACAAAAAACCAGAATGTCCATATTCCATTAACATTACTGACAATATATTTGATGATGaggaatacaataattatgaatatgaCTACTATGAGGATGAAGAATACCCCAAAATTCCAAGAATGCTAGTTACAAAGAAATCTCCTCGTTATTGTTTAATGCACATGCATAGTGTTGTGAAGAAGAAAACACTGCTTGATCAGCTGTTtgataaatatagatttgCAGGATTCTTCAAGACTTATGCTGAGCTCAAAAACCGATTGCAAGCTGAAAGCACCATCGAAGgtagacaaaatattttacttgttCTTATTAGCAAAAGTGGTGGAGTTTTTGAACATGTAGAGACATTAATGAAATTGCTGACTGAGAAGCATAAAAATGAACCAAGTAATCTTCGAGCGACAGTTGTAAGGTCTCTTATAAAAAGGCTTAAGTTTTGGAGAGTGCCAGAAGATACTTGGAGTCTAATGCTAACATTTGCGCATGGGCTGGGACTAGATGGCCATGATGGTAATCCATTGTGCATTGAAGGATTACATGCTGTTATACTTCGAAGTATTTTAAATGGAACTACACCAACATCTGATCTAATGAAAGCTTACTACAATCACTTCACAACTTTCAAAGACTTTGGTTTAAAAGGATCTGAAGTAATGCAAGTGAAAAAACATTTGCCAACTATACTTCAAGGACGGCCAAAAGAGTTTGTGGATGTAGTCtcaacatataaaattaaagatattgCTAATCTTGAAGACAATTTGGCAAAGTCAGCTATCGGTAATGAGGATTTAataaactctttgtttgacAAAAGAATAGCCAGAAGGCAACTTATTGCAGAGACCTTTCCAATTAAACAATTCGAAGCATCATACATTAATGCTTTACGCCATGATCCTTCATTATTAGGGGATGGAGTGATCTTTGCTTCATTAGCCGTAAAAGAGAAAACAAATCATGATCGTTTCCTACGaacacttaaaatttattttggagAAGAAGCTGGTCTTGCTGATCAACATCTCGCGGCTTTAAGCAATGCTTTAAACATTGCACCTAAATCAAGTTTGGTCCGCCCCATAGCGATGTTGTCGAGCACTGaatgtattataaagaaaatagacgaattaagaagaaataaaactaACGCAGATCTGAAACTCGCTTCGAGGTTTCAAAATAGCGTTCATACATGTAAGCCACATATTAACATTGATAAAGTCGACTGGAAGATACTTGGTTTAAAAGCAGTGGGAAACAATATCCTAATCAGTAAAAGTAGTGCATTGGAGCACAATATAAAGTCGTGTCTCCAGCGAAATGAAACTTTCCCTTTAGCATTAAAACTTGCGTTGAATACAGCTTTTGAAGTGGAAACCTTTACTTTTGTAGTAGTAAGGCGGCCTAAGATTGCGCTCCAAGTAGCTGTGTCATACTACTTTAATGCATCACTAACTATGCCACCTGAAATGTGGAAAATAGTAAAGGAAATAATATTGACATTAGACTATAACAAATTGCCTCGAAAAGTTCTAAAACACTTAGCATACATACACAAGAGTGAGAttccaaaaaatattgaagCTGATTACTGGACAACGGTTTATCAGGCACGAATGCGTGTTAAACGAGAGAAAGCTATGCCTGCTCTATGCATGGTAGAAAAATTGTTAGACAAAGTTGATAAAGATGTAGTAACCAAAATTGTGAACGACTTTATTAAAAACGATATAACTGTTAAAAATCTAACCAACTATGACAATTTATATTCGCGTGATATTGAGGTTGACAAACCATCAGATGTTATAAACAACAACTGTATGTGTTTGTACATGAGAATAATTGCAAAATACTTAGTTTTTGCTACAAGTAGTGAAGAACAATgcgaaatt contains:
- the LOC123717086 gene encoding uncharacterized protein LOC123717086, whose product is MDATIILKGNNLGKRHQYFNHLVKEYCYKDKIFESLPKTTPIDKILKIDVANHHKHVAYIIKTLKNDDMLYVSRALKSYWLLNFEYSYIINPVYLETNLFPEMSKPGVNKMKHWIKANLKDPQRCEEFYTYYKNDFEDSIKYLKSCSSLFIINQVGNIIEKLTPKHLKVLCQICPTVAKAYFECLLKNNNAIMKYRECESEFFESFKCILKLDGNLYLELIESYYTQGRLSSTATQYIVKNFKINFLAKQELYTSQILDVNTLATCLTPNECRDLVFNLAKAEYLQDWFSYKSVEPLIKRLSLEERACFKKLIFIDKAVGEKVKEWPYKKPECPYSINITDNIFDDEEYNNYEYDYYEDEEYPKIPRMLVTKKSPRYCLMHMHSVVKKKTLLDQLFDKYRFAGFFKTYAELKNRLQAESTIEGRQNILLVLISKSGGVFEHVETLMKLLTEKHKNEPSNLRATVVRSLIKRLKFWRVPEDTWSLMLTFAHGLGLDGHDGNPLCIEGLHAVILRSILNGTTPTSDLMKAYYNHFTTFKDFGLKGSEVMQVKKHLPTILQGRPKEFVDVVSTYKIKDIANLEDNLAKSAIGNEDLINSLFDKRIARRQLIAETFPIKQFEASYINALRHDPSLLGDGVIFASLAVKEKTNHDRFLRTLKIYFGEEAGLADQHLAALSNALNIAPKSSLVRPIAMLSSTECIIKKIDELRRNKTNADLKLASRFQNSVHTCKPHINIDKVDWKILGLKAVGNNILISKSSALEHNIKSCLQRNETFPLALKLALNTAFEVETFTFVVVRRPKIALQVAVSYYFNASLTMPPEMWKIVKEIILTLDYNKLPRKVLKHLAYIHKSEIPKNIEADYWTTVYQARMRVKREKAMPALCMVEKLLDKVDKDVVTKIVNDFIKNDITVKNLTNYDNLYSRDIEVDKPSDVINNNCMCLYMRIIAKYLVFATSSEEQCEIIKNTLNPFFDHIEIVWQDMEDKSYIINCLDAFLKSLKCTRAFKDPRYVSCELIFTTVTSRLSSFMVLKEYLYQYMKINFTQLYCSAIKSALKQNPHCFEGNDDKSEAMHIVGNKFGELIGNGIVDLVSEYFFSIIEIYKEGLRYFISEYIPYKESRLNFIATVTRGILKIDKLEAYLVAENLYREYKSSWMNSKDITETLRSCKYQEIKYFLSHDNFAVSNHFY